The following are encoded together in the Mesoterricola sediminis genome:
- a CDS encoding redox-sensing transcriptional repressor Rex, with product MPAPQAVPIPTLRRLPRYYQFLSRLQGAGHDQVSAAHMAEVLGVHHTQVRKDLAMTGCQGRPKTGHRVADLMRAIEGFLHWDNQSEAFLVGVGSLGTALLNYRGFERAGARIVAAFDADPRKAGTSVGDVPILPIEKLRDLGRRMHISIGILTVPPESAQATADLMVAAGIRAIWNLAPVTLEVPPDVIVENLEIFASFALLLRRLADSPVEAEAEVHPGL from the coding sequence GTGCCCGCCCCGCAGGCCGTCCCCATCCCCACGCTCAGAAGGTTGCCGAGGTACTACCAGTTCCTCTCGCGCCTCCAGGGCGCCGGCCACGACCAGGTCTCCGCCGCCCACATGGCGGAGGTGCTGGGGGTGCACCACACCCAGGTCCGCAAGGACCTCGCCATGACGGGATGCCAGGGCCGGCCCAAGACCGGGCACCGGGTCGCGGACCTCATGCGCGCCATCGAGGGGTTCCTGCACTGGGACAACCAGTCCGAGGCCTTCCTGGTCGGGGTGGGGAGCCTGGGCACCGCCCTCCTCAACTACCGCGGCTTCGAGCGCGCCGGCGCCCGCATCGTGGCGGCCTTCGACGCGGACCCCCGCAAGGCGGGCACCTCGGTCGGGGACGTTCCCATCCTCCCCATCGAGAAGCTCCGGGACCTCGGCCGCCGGATGCACATCTCCATCGGGATCCTCACGGTCCCGCCCGAATCGGCCCAGGCCACCGCCGACCTCATGGTCGCCGCCGGCATCCGGGCCATCTGGAACCTCGCCCCCGTCACGCTGGAGGTCCCCCCGGACGTGATCGTGGAGAACCTCGAAATCTTCGCGAGCTTCGCCCTTCTCCTGCGCAGACTCGCCGACAGCCCGGTGGAGGCCGAGGCTGAAGTCCATCCCGGCCTCTAG
- a CDS encoding Gfo/Idh/MocA family protein codes for MTRGVRVVVAGAGPWGWNHLTTLHGLGALAGVVEVCEDTAGRVRATWPDLPVWDSLAAALDGGGVDGVVIATPAPTHAALACEALARSRGVLVEKPMTLAVRDAAHLVEMAEAGGRVLMVGHLPLFQPALRSLADLMASGALGRICRIDLARTALGRVRPTEDVLWSLGPHDVAVLLHLAGAAPARVAAAGAAFLQPGLPDDVHLELGFADGLTAHIHLAWYWPVRTRSLRVLGDRGMAVYDEADQTVTLHHKRLAGGSGPGRLAAVDGGAETVFQGGGQPLAAEDAHFVQCLASGARPLSDGRCGLDVIRVLERAEAQLQAPFQPASKEA; via the coding sequence GTGACCCGCGGGGTGCGGGTCGTGGTGGCGGGCGCGGGGCCCTGGGGGTGGAACCACCTCACCACCCTGCACGGCCTGGGGGCCCTCGCGGGGGTGGTGGAGGTGTGCGAGGACACGGCCGGCCGCGTCCGCGCCACCTGGCCGGACCTGCCGGTGTGGGACAGCCTGGCCGCGGCCCTGGACGGGGGCGGCGTGGACGGGGTGGTCATCGCCACCCCGGCCCCCACCCACGCGGCCCTCGCCTGCGAGGCCCTGGCGCGGAGCCGGGGGGTGCTCGTGGAGAAGCCCATGACCCTGGCCGTGCGGGACGCGGCCCACCTGGTGGAGATGGCGGAGGCCGGCGGCCGGGTGCTCATGGTCGGCCACCTCCCCCTCTTCCAGCCGGCCCTCCGGAGCCTGGCGGACCTGATGGCCTCCGGGGCCCTGGGCCGGATCTGCCGCATCGACCTGGCCCGGACCGCCCTGGGGCGGGTGCGGCCCACCGAGGATGTGCTGTGGAGCCTCGGCCCCCACGACGTCGCCGTCCTCCTCCACCTGGCCGGGGCGGCCCCGGCGCGGGTCGCCGCCGCCGGCGCGGCCTTCCTCCAGCCCGGCCTCCCCGACGACGTCCACCTGGAGCTGGGGTTCGCCGATGGCCTGACCGCCCACATCCACCTCGCCTGGTACTGGCCCGTCCGGACCCGGAGCCTCCGGGTCCTGGGCGACCGGGGCATGGCGGTGTACGACGAGGCGGACCAGACCGTGACCCTCCACCACAAGCGCCTGGCGGGGGGGAGCGGCCCCGGCAGGCTCGCCGCCGTCGACGGCGGCGCGGAAACGGTCTTCCAGGGCGGCGGCCAGCCCCTGGCGGCCGAGGACGCCCACTTCGTCCAGTGCCTGGCCTCCGGCGCCCGTCCCCTCAGCGACGGCCGGTGCGGCCTGGACGTCATCCGGGTCCTGGAGCGGGCCGAAGCCCAGCTCCAGGCCCCCTTCCAACCCGCTTCCAAGGAGGCCTGA
- a CDS encoding GumC domain-containing protein, protein MCPLLAACAAGLAAAAAGLALPNRYAATARILPDLGTAAASGRTGVWAPTAPPALPGSREEGPTVIFVEILHSRRVADRVLGTTFAYRDRTWALGAPVARREPLWRHLGARDPEGALGPFRRALGVDRNPRSGLLTLTAETRSPELSLQVVQAAVEALRETLQDLTRAEARWRADVVQRRLDEVEAAHREASGRFRRFLEANRNWEASPSPDLRFQGLQLREQVDLLARVRANLTLNREQALLEAGGQAPALHVLDGGALPLRKRGPHRALLVLGAAALAGGAATAVQHRGRIHHLIFAREHA, encoded by the coding sequence ATGTGTCCCCTCCTCGCGGCCTGCGCTGCCGGGCTCGCCGCCGCGGCCGCGGGCCTGGCCCTGCCGAACCGCTATGCGGCCACGGCCCGGATCCTGCCGGACCTGGGCACGGCGGCTGCGTCAGGGCGCACGGGCGTATGGGCCCCCACCGCCCCGCCCGCCCTTCCGGGCAGCCGGGAGGAGGGCCCCACGGTCATCTTCGTGGAGATCCTCCACAGCCGGCGCGTGGCCGATCGGGTGCTTGGGACCACCTTCGCCTACCGGGACCGCACCTGGGCCCTCGGGGCCCCCGTCGCCCGGCGGGAACCCCTCTGGCGCCACCTGGGGGCCCGGGATCCCGAGGGGGCCCTGGGGCCCTTCCGGCGCGCCCTGGGTGTGGACCGCAACCCCCGCTCCGGCCTCCTGACCCTCACCGCCGAGACCCGGAGCCCGGAGCTCTCCCTCCAGGTGGTCCAGGCCGCCGTGGAGGCCCTGCGGGAGACCCTCCAGGACCTGACCCGCGCCGAGGCCCGGTGGCGGGCGGACGTCGTCCAGCGCCGCCTGGACGAGGTGGAGGCCGCCCATCGGGAGGCCTCCGGGCGGTTCCGCCGCTTCCTGGAGGCCAACCGGAACTGGGAGGCCAGCCCCTCCCCGGACCTGCGCTTCCAGGGCCTCCAGCTGCGGGAGCAGGTGGACCTCCTGGCCCGGGTCCGCGCCAACCTCACCCTCAACCGGGAGCAGGCCCTGCTGGAGGCGGGAGGCCAGGCCCCCGCCCTCCACGTCCTGGACGGCGGGGCCCTCCCCCTCCGGAAGCGCGGCCCCCACCGGGCCCTCCTCGTCCTCGGCGCGGCGGCCCTCGCCGGGGGCGCCGCCACGGCGGTCCAGCACCGGGGCCGCATCCACCACCTCATCTTCGCCAGGGAGCACGCATGA
- a CDS encoding nucleotide sugar dehydrogenase, with the protein MNTRTTLTHAQGLIRKFEARTGQVGVIGLGYVGLPLAVEKAKTGFQVLGFDRNAARVSQVNLGASYIEDVPEGELRDLVLASRRLEATGEWSRLAAMDAIVICVPTPLTRNLTPDLQYVEVVTREVARRLRPGQFVCLESTTYPGTTEEVIRPILESTGLREGEDFHLAFSPERVDPGNKRYTTRNTSKVVGAASPASLQVALSFYRQTIVEVVPVTSARVAEMVKVFENTFRAVNIALVNELAMLCDRMGLDVWEVLEAAGTKPFGIMPFFPGPGVGGHCIPLDPHYLEWKAREYNFNTRFIALAGEINRRMPEFVLQKAMRLLSDQGLGLRGARVLVLGLAYKKDVDDARESPAAEVLGLLAERGARVDYHDARVPRHADVHGAFHSVPLTREVLEETDLVLILTDHSDVDYPFVVRHAPRILDTRNATRGLLAEPGKVVKL; encoded by the coding sequence ATGAACACCCGCACCACCCTCACCCACGCCCAGGGCCTGATCCGGAAATTCGAAGCACGGACCGGCCAGGTGGGCGTCATCGGCCTCGGCTACGTGGGCCTGCCCCTGGCCGTGGAGAAGGCGAAGACGGGCTTCCAGGTCCTGGGCTTCGACCGGAACGCCGCCCGGGTCTCCCAGGTGAACCTGGGGGCCAGCTACATCGAGGACGTCCCCGAAGGCGAGCTGCGGGACCTGGTCCTGGCCTCCCGGCGCCTGGAGGCCACGGGCGAGTGGAGCCGCCTTGCCGCCATGGACGCCATCGTCATCTGCGTTCCCACCCCCCTGACCCGCAACCTGACGCCGGACCTCCAGTACGTGGAGGTGGTCACCCGGGAGGTGGCCCGCCGCCTCCGGCCCGGCCAGTTCGTCTGTCTGGAAAGCACCACGTACCCCGGCACCACCGAGGAGGTCATCCGCCCGATCCTGGAGTCCACGGGCCTGCGGGAGGGCGAGGACTTCCACCTGGCCTTCAGCCCCGAGCGGGTGGACCCGGGCAACAAGCGCTACACCACGCGCAACACCAGCAAGGTGGTGGGCGCGGCCAGCCCCGCGAGCCTCCAGGTGGCCCTCAGCTTCTACCGCCAGACCATCGTGGAGGTGGTGCCCGTCACCTCCGCGCGGGTGGCGGAGATGGTCAAGGTCTTCGAGAACACCTTCCGCGCCGTGAACATCGCCCTCGTCAACGAGCTGGCGATGCTCTGCGACCGCATGGGGCTGGACGTGTGGGAGGTGCTGGAGGCGGCCGGCACCAAGCCCTTCGGGATCATGCCCTTCTTCCCCGGGCCCGGGGTGGGGGGGCACTGCATCCCCCTGGACCCCCACTACCTGGAGTGGAAGGCCCGGGAGTACAACTTCAACACCCGGTTCATCGCCCTGGCCGGGGAGATCAACCGGCGGATGCCGGAGTTCGTCCTGCAGAAGGCCATGCGCCTGCTCAGCGACCAGGGCCTCGGCCTGCGGGGGGCCCGCGTCCTCGTCCTGGGCCTGGCCTACAAGAAGGACGTGGACGACGCCCGGGAAAGCCCCGCCGCCGAGGTCCTGGGCCTGCTGGCGGAGCGGGGGGCCCGGGTGGACTACCACGACGCCCGGGTGCCCCGGCACGCGGACGTCCACGGCGCCTTCCACAGCGTCCCCCTCACCCGGGAGGTCCTGGAGGAGACCGACCTGGTGCTCATCCTCACCGACCATTCGGACGTGGACTACCCCTTCGTGGTGCGCCACGCCCCCCGGATCCTGGACACCCGCAACGCCACCCGCGGCCTCCTGGCCGAGCCCGGCAAGGTGGTGAAGCTGTGA
- a CDS encoding polysaccharide biosynthesis protein: protein MTTSRTALEGEGPSPSPACPPPVPAEAVLPSPPAPVHRRPWVRRLGKLALDLALAALAWHLAVGLGPEGGDRFVDLGAFLALAVGIDLAFGLTAQHYRLLELSDARAILLAGAALAVLSAGWCALWKGAQDLPGLDDHAIAGGLCGLLWLVTRILFRSLASARHPHTAQVPERALIVGAGRAGLRLCQDVEEHPRLGLHVVGFVDDDPEKQGVRIQGVPVLGPTDRLDELVRAWKADLVIFGMAGGVPRPRLKELQGRAQALGVQVRMAPGIRERIGEAPWRPEYRAVPVERLLHRAPVTLEGAGLGASLEGRAVLITGAGGSIGAEMARRVAACRPARLLLLGRGENSLWEIEGDLARGFPGLPVEVVLCDVRDPVRVGQAFQAWRPEVVLHAAAHKHVPYLERYPEEAVRNNIFGTRNVARAALAAGTRAFVNVSTDKAVNPVSALGASKRIGELLVLGAARRAPEGSRFVSVRFGNVLGSRGSVIPRFEDQIARGGPLTVTDPAMFRYFMTIPEAVQLALQAGLLGAAGRVYTLDMGEPVSILDLARDLARMSGLTAGVDIEVAFTGARPGEKLVEELFTEAGAHRVGLHPKIFETPAEDVDPAALEAGLLALEAALELPEGARQRRVAELFHQLVPSYRPSPVGLGRFLDGRG, encoded by the coding sequence ATGACGACCAGCCGAACTGCGCTGGAGGGCGAGGGCCCGTCCCCGTCTCCAGCCTGCCCTCCCCCTGTCCCGGCCGAAGCCGTCCTGCCGTCCCCCCCCGCCCCGGTCCATCGCCGGCCCTGGGTGAGGCGGCTGGGCAAGCTCGCCCTGGACCTGGCCCTGGCCGCCCTCGCCTGGCACCTGGCGGTGGGCCTGGGGCCCGAGGGGGGGGACCGGTTCGTGGACCTGGGGGCCTTCCTGGCCCTGGCCGTGGGCATCGACCTGGCCTTCGGCCTCACGGCCCAGCACTACCGGCTGCTGGAGCTGTCGGATGCCCGGGCGATCCTGTTGGCGGGCGCGGCCCTGGCGGTGCTATCGGCCGGCTGGTGTGCCCTCTGGAAGGGCGCCCAGGACCTGCCCGGACTGGACGACCACGCCATCGCGGGCGGGCTCTGCGGGCTGCTCTGGCTGGTGACCCGGATCCTCTTCCGGTCCCTCGCCTCCGCCCGGCACCCCCACACCGCCCAGGTGCCGGAGCGGGCCCTGATCGTGGGCGCGGGCAGGGCGGGCCTCCGGCTGTGCCAGGACGTGGAGGAGCACCCCCGCCTGGGCCTGCACGTGGTGGGGTTCGTGGACGACGACCCGGAGAAGCAGGGCGTGCGCATCCAGGGGGTCCCGGTCCTGGGCCCCACCGACCGGCTGGATGAGCTCGTCCGGGCCTGGAAGGCCGACCTGGTGATCTTCGGCATGGCCGGCGGGGTCCCCCGGCCGCGCCTGAAGGAGCTGCAGGGCCGGGCCCAGGCCCTGGGCGTGCAGGTCCGCATGGCCCCCGGCATCCGGGAGCGCATCGGCGAGGCCCCGTGGCGCCCCGAGTACCGGGCCGTCCCCGTGGAGCGCCTCCTCCACCGGGCGCCCGTGACCCTGGAGGGCGCCGGCCTGGGGGCCTCCCTGGAGGGCCGCGCCGTGCTCATCACCGGGGCCGGCGGCTCCATCGGCGCCGAGATGGCGCGCCGGGTCGCGGCCTGCCGCCCCGCGCGGCTCCTCCTGCTCGGCCGGGGCGAGAACAGCCTCTGGGAGATCGAGGGGGACCTGGCCCGGGGGTTCCCGGGCCTGCCGGTCGAAGTGGTCCTCTGCGACGTGCGGGACCCGGTCCGGGTGGGCCAGGCGTTCCAGGCCTGGCGGCCCGAGGTGGTCCTCCACGCCGCGGCCCACAAGCACGTGCCCTACCTGGAGCGCTATCCCGAGGAGGCGGTGCGCAACAACATCTTCGGCACCCGGAACGTGGCCCGGGCCGCCCTCGCGGCGGGCACCCGCGCGTTCGTCAACGTGTCCACGGACAAGGCCGTCAACCCCGTCAGCGCCCTGGGCGCCAGCAAGCGCATCGGCGAGCTCCTCGTGCTCGGCGCGGCCCGGCGGGCGCCGGAGGGCAGCCGGTTCGTGAGCGTGCGGTTCGGCAACGTGCTGGGCAGCCGGGGCAGCGTGATCCCCCGCTTCGAGGACCAGATCGCCCGGGGCGGCCCCCTCACCGTGACCGATCCGGCGATGTTCAGGTACTTCATGACGATCCCCGAGGCCGTCCAGCTGGCCCTCCAGGCCGGCCTCCTCGGGGCCGCGGGACGGGTGTACACCCTGGACATGGGCGAGCCGGTGAGCATCCTGGACCTGGCCCGGGATCTGGCGCGGATGTCCGGCCTCACGGCCGGCGTCGACATCGAGGTGGCCTTCACGGGGGCCCGGCCGGGAGAAAAGCTGGTGGAGGAGCTCTTCACCGAGGCCGGCGCGCACCGGGTGGGCCTCCATCCCAAGATCTTCGAAACGCCGGCCGAGGACGTGGACCCCGCCGCCCTGGAGGCCGGGCTCTTGGCCCTCGAGGCCGCCCTGGAGCTGCCCGAGGGGGCCCGCCAGCGGCGGGTGGCGGAGCTGTTCCACCAGCTCGTGCCGTCGTACCGGCCCTCCCCCGTGGGCCTGGGCCGGTTCCTGGACGGGAGGGGATGA
- a CDS encoding [FeFe] hydrogenase, group A, with amino-acid sequence MSDTKTLTIDGFKVAIQGERNLLEVIRKAHIELPTFCYHSELSIYGACRLCVVEVEGRGAVAACSTPPEAGMRVRTQTGPVRELRRVNLELLLASGRHDCPTCGKSGSCKLQSLAQRLGVDRVRFKAPVEDKPLDLSSHGLVRDPNKCVLCGDCVRVCQEIQGLGVLDFTGRGSNVTVAPAFHKGMADVECVQCGQCAAVCPTGAITVRQDVEAVRAAIADPAKTVVVQVAPAVRVALGEPFGLEADPHLMGRTVAALRRLGFAKVFDTAFAADLTIMEEGREFLERRAKGEKLPLFTSCCPAWVQFMEQEGAAELANLSTCRSPQQMFGSLAKDLLPDELGVAREDLVVVAIMPCTAKKSEARRPEFAQDGNPDVDYVLTTQELVRMIQESGLALGEMEPEGMDMPFGLKTGAGIIFGNSGGVTEAVLRNVAGLLGGEAVIEEVRSARGRRTATLELPDGPLRIAVVHGLANARALLEDVRAGREQVDFVEVMACPGGCAGGAGQPTKTSGKTGERRAQELRRLDAAMDLRIPHQNGQVSKVYADRLGEPNSPEAHHLLHTHYAVRKRIQGEGIALTGEGHGRIPVTVCVGTTCHLRGSQKLLQELLGRVEAAEAEERVEIRATFCMEACDRGPTVKVAGHVLHRATADQAMDLLMRVLAGDLAPVEETHACH; translated from the coding sequence ATGAGCGACACCAAGACCCTCACCATCGACGGCTTCAAGGTGGCCATCCAGGGCGAGCGGAACCTCCTCGAGGTGATCCGGAAGGCCCACATCGAACTGCCCACCTTCTGCTACCACAGCGAGCTGAGCATCTACGGCGCCTGCCGCCTCTGCGTCGTCGAGGTCGAAGGCCGCGGCGCGGTCGCGGCCTGCTCCACGCCGCCCGAGGCGGGCATGCGGGTGCGGACCCAGACGGGCCCCGTCCGCGAGCTCCGCCGGGTCAACCTCGAGCTGCTCCTCGCCAGCGGCCGCCACGACTGCCCCACCTGCGGCAAGAGCGGCTCCTGCAAGCTCCAGTCCCTGGCCCAGCGCCTGGGCGTGGACCGGGTGCGCTTCAAGGCCCCGGTGGAGGACAAGCCCCTGGACCTCTCCAGCCACGGCCTCGTCCGCGACCCCAACAAGTGCGTCCTCTGCGGCGACTGCGTCCGGGTGTGCCAGGAGATCCAGGGCCTGGGCGTCCTCGACTTCACCGGCCGCGGCTCCAACGTGACGGTCGCCCCCGCGTTCCACAAGGGCATGGCCGACGTGGAATGCGTCCAGTGCGGCCAGTGCGCCGCGGTCTGCCCCACGGGCGCGATCACGGTCCGCCAGGACGTGGAGGCTGTCCGGGCCGCCATCGCCGACCCCGCCAAGACGGTGGTGGTCCAGGTGGCTCCCGCGGTCCGCGTCGCCCTCGGCGAGCCCTTCGGCCTGGAGGCGGATCCCCACCTCATGGGCCGCACGGTGGCCGCCCTGCGCCGCCTGGGCTTCGCCAAGGTGTTCGACACGGCCTTCGCCGCCGACCTCACCATCATGGAGGAGGGCCGCGAGTTCCTCGAGCGCCGCGCCAAGGGCGAGAAGCTGCCCCTCTTCACCTCCTGCTGCCCCGCCTGGGTCCAGTTCATGGAGCAGGAAGGCGCCGCGGAGCTGGCCAACCTCTCCACCTGCCGGAGCCCCCAGCAGATGTTCGGCTCCCTGGCCAAGGACCTGCTCCCCGACGAGCTCGGCGTGGCGCGCGAGGACCTGGTCGTGGTGGCCATCATGCCCTGCACCGCCAAGAAGTCCGAGGCCCGCCGCCCCGAGTTCGCCCAGGACGGCAACCCCGACGTGGACTACGTCCTGACCACCCAGGAGCTGGTCCGCATGATCCAGGAGTCCGGCCTCGCCCTCGGCGAGATGGAGCCCGAGGGCATGGACATGCCCTTCGGCCTCAAGACCGGCGCCGGCATCATCTTCGGCAACTCCGGCGGCGTGACCGAGGCCGTGCTCCGCAACGTGGCCGGGCTCCTCGGCGGCGAGGCGGTCATCGAGGAGGTCCGGAGCGCCCGGGGCCGCCGCACGGCCACCCTCGAGCTCCCCGACGGCCCCCTGCGCATCGCCGTCGTCCACGGCCTGGCCAACGCCCGCGCCCTCCTGGAGGACGTGCGCGCGGGTCGCGAGCAGGTGGACTTCGTGGAAGTCATGGCCTGCCCCGGCGGCTGCGCCGGCGGCGCTGGCCAGCCGACCAAGACCAGCGGCAAGACCGGCGAGCGCCGCGCCCAGGAGCTCCGCCGCCTCGACGCCGCCATGGACCTGCGGATCCCCCACCAGAACGGCCAGGTCTCCAAGGTCTACGCGGATCGCCTGGGCGAGCCCAACAGCCCCGAGGCGCACCACCTCCTCCACACCCACTACGCGGTGCGGAAGCGGATCCAGGGGGAGGGCATCGCCCTCACCGGCGAAGGCCACGGCCGGATCCCCGTCACGGTGTGCGTGGGGACCACATGCCACCTCCGCGGGTCGCAGAAGCTCCTCCAGGAGCTCCTGGGCCGGGTGGAGGCCGCCGAGGCCGAGGAAAGGGTCGAGATCCGGGCCACGTTCTGCATGGAGGCCTGCGACCGCGGCCCCACCGTCAAGGTGGCCGGCCACGTCCTGCACAGGGCGACCGCGGACCAGGCCATGGATCTCCTCATGCGGGTGCTCGCCGGCGATCTCGCGCCGGTGGAGGAAACCCATGCCTGCCATTGA
- the nuoE gene encoding NADH-quinone oxidoreductase subunit NuoE, which translates to MEAATATAPGRKFEKVVQILDAHQRDRTRLVPILQAVQEEYRYLPEEVMTLVATSLGIPPARVYGVATFYSHFALEPKGKYVIRICDGTACHVKGSQDLVDALQGGLGLGGARKTTPDMMFTLETVSCLGACGLAPAMVVNEDVHGQVSPAVAIEILDGIRRSEGM; encoded by the coding sequence ATGGAAGCAGCCACGGCCACCGCGCCCGGACGCAAATTCGAGAAAGTCGTCCAGATCCTGGACGCCCACCAGCGCGACCGGACGCGCCTCGTCCCCATCCTCCAGGCCGTCCAGGAGGAGTACCGCTACCTGCCCGAGGAGGTCATGACCCTCGTGGCGACGTCCCTCGGCATCCCCCCCGCGCGCGTCTACGGCGTGGCGACCTTCTACAGCCACTTCGCGCTGGAGCCCAAGGGCAAGTACGTGATCCGCATCTGCGACGGCACGGCCTGCCACGTGAAGGGCAGCCAGGACCTGGTCGACGCCCTGCAGGGCGGCCTGGGCCTGGGCGGCGCCCGCAAGACGACGCCGGACATGATGTTCACGCTGGAGACGGTCTCGTGCCTGGGAGCCTGCGGCCTCGCCCCGGCGATGGTGGTCAATGAGGATGTGCACGGCCAGGTGAGCCCGGCCGTCGCGATCGAGATCCTGGACGGCATCCGCCGGTCGGAGGGCATGTGA
- a CDS encoding NADH-ubiquinone oxidoreductase-F iron-sulfur binding region domain-containing protein, giving the protein MMEDLETVGSAYLEASRRHARRIVVCAGTGCMANGAMKVLAALRDEAGAHGLDLETELRFEETRERDGLLTRSGCQGFCQMGPLVSVEPDGILYCKVRPADVPEIVRETLLGGKAVDRLLYRDPATGDACRGREQIPFYALQDRTVLKACGTLDPEDVREYVAHGGYQSAAKAFRQMTPEAVCKEILESGLRGRGGGGFPTGRKWELARIQAEPRKYIVCNGDEGDPGAFMDRSVMEGNPHAVLEGMMIAARAVGAQEGYVYVRAEYPLAVARVRRAVADAEALGLLGDDLFGTGLPFRVHVMEGAGAFVCGEETALLASIEGQRGMPMPKPPFPAQSGLFGKPTIINNVETLATVPLILARGAAAFKAVGTAGSPGTKTFALTGHVANTGLIEVPFGTTLRHIVHEVGGGVTAKDGSADPAGFKAVQIGGPSGGCLTKAHLDLPMDFDNLTRIGAMVGSGGLVVMNQDTCMVQVAKFFMQFTQNESCGKCVPCREGTRQMLALLEDIVEGRATEETLPLLETLARNVKLGALCGLGKTAPNPVLSTLEHFRDEYEAHVTRKVCPSRVCKALMTPAIEASLCKGCTLCARKCPVGAIAGERKAPHAIDPGKCIRCGACVDACKFNAITGA; this is encoded by the coding sequence ATGATGGAAGACCTGGAGACGGTGGGCTCGGCCTACCTGGAGGCGTCCCGGCGCCACGCGCGGCGCATCGTCGTCTGCGCCGGCACGGGGTGCATGGCCAACGGCGCCATGAAGGTCCTCGCGGCCCTCCGCGACGAGGCCGGCGCGCACGGCCTGGACCTGGAGACCGAGCTCCGCTTCGAGGAGACCCGGGAGCGGGACGGCCTGCTCACGCGCAGCGGCTGCCAGGGGTTCTGCCAGATGGGCCCCCTCGTCAGCGTCGAGCCCGACGGCATCCTCTACTGCAAGGTCCGCCCCGCGGACGTGCCCGAGATCGTCCGCGAGACCCTCCTGGGCGGCAAGGCGGTGGACCGCCTCCTCTACCGCGATCCCGCCACGGGCGACGCCTGCCGCGGCCGCGAGCAGATCCCCTTCTACGCCCTCCAGGACCGCACGGTCCTCAAGGCCTGCGGCACCCTCGATCCCGAGGACGTCCGCGAGTACGTCGCCCACGGCGGCTACCAGTCCGCGGCGAAGGCCTTCCGGCAGATGACCCCCGAGGCGGTCTGCAAGGAGATCCTCGAGTCCGGCCTGCGCGGCCGTGGCGGCGGCGGTTTCCCCACGGGCCGCAAGTGGGAGCTGGCCCGGATCCAGGCCGAGCCCCGCAAGTACATCGTCTGCAACGGCGACGAGGGCGACCCCGGGGCCTTCATGGACCGCAGCGTGATGGAGGGCAACCCCCACGCCGTCCTCGAGGGCATGATGATCGCCGCCCGGGCCGTGGGCGCCCAGGAGGGCTACGTCTACGTCCGCGCGGAGTACCCCCTGGCCGTCGCGCGCGTGCGCCGGGCAGTGGCCGACGCCGAGGCCCTGGGCCTGCTGGGCGACGACCTCTTCGGGACCGGCCTCCCCTTCCGCGTCCACGTCATGGAAGGCGCCGGCGCCTTCGTGTGCGGCGAGGAGACGGCGCTCCTGGCCTCCATCGAGGGCCAGCGCGGCATGCCCATGCCGAAGCCCCCCTTCCCCGCCCAGAGCGGCCTCTTCGGGAAGCCGACGATCATCAACAACGTCGAGACCCTCGCCACCGTTCCCCTGATCCTCGCCCGCGGCGCGGCCGCCTTCAAGGCGGTGGGCACCGCCGGCAGCCCCGGCACCAAGACCTTCGCCCTCACGGGCCACGTGGCCAACACGGGCCTGATCGAGGTCCCCTTCGGCACGACGCTGCGCCACATCGTCCACGAGGTGGGCGGCGGGGTCACGGCCAAGGACGGTTCGGCGGATCCCGCCGGGTTCAAGGCGGTCCAGATCGGCGGCCCCTCCGGCGGCTGCCTCACCAAGGCCCACCTGGACCTGCCCATGGACTTCGACAACCTGACCCGCATCGGCGCCATGGTCGGCTCCGGCGGCCTGGTCGTCATGAACCAGGACACCTGCATGGTGCAGGTGGCCAAGTTCTTCATGCAGTTCACCCAGAACGAGAGCTGCGGCAAGTGCGTGCCCTGCCGCGAGGGGACCCGGCAGATGCTGGCGCTCCTGGAGGACATCGTCGAGGGCCGCGCCACCGAGGAGACCCTGCCGCTCCTCGAGACCCTGGCCCGGAACGTCAAGCTGGGCGCCCTCTGCGGCCTCGGCAAGACGGCCCCGAACCCGGTCCTGAGCACCCTCGAGCATTTCCGCGACGAGTACGAGGCCCACGTGACCCGGAAGGTCTGCCCCAGCCGGGTGTGCAAGGCCCTCATGACCCCCGCCATCGAGGCTTCGCTGTGCAAGGGCTGCACCCTCTGCGCGCGCAAGTGCCCCGTCGGCGCCATCGCCGGCGAACGGAAGGCGCCCCACGCCATCGATCCCGGCAAGTGCATCCGTTGCGGCGCCTGCGTGGACGCCTGCAAGTTCAACGCCATCACCGGAGCCTGA